Proteins from one Leptonema illini DSM 21528 genomic window:
- a CDS encoding MarR family winged helix-turn-helix transcriptional regulator yields the protein MMKAPLLLPGDLLMNRITGNVLIAGHEISPDTIELMFRTASFTGLFSAYLERHFQRYGLSQPGFMLLLLLHTQSEETWTAARLADTLGVRAPTMTGILDTLQKQGFIERQPSQHDRRKNSIVLTSTGRKKLKRILPDHFRRIQAAFGRLATPEFRESCQAVFLQLEAAATELAGNN from the coding sequence ATGATGAAAGCGCCGTTGTTACTGCCGGGCGACCTGCTCATGAACCGCATCACCGGGAACGTTCTTATCGCGGGGCATGAGATATCGCCCGACACGATCGAACTGATGTTTCGAACGGCGTCGTTCACCGGACTTTTCTCTGCATATCTGGAGCGTCATTTTCAGCGTTACGGTCTCTCGCAGCCGGGCTTCATGCTACTGTTGCTTTTACATACGCAATCCGAGGAAACATGGACGGCCGCACGCCTCGCCGACACGCTCGGGGTTCGTGCGCCGACGATGACGGGCATCCTCGATACTTTACAGAAGCAGGGATTCATAGAGCGACAGCCCTCGCAGCACGATCGGCGAAAAAACAGCATCGTGCTCACATCGACGGGAAGAAAAAAGCTGAAGCGCATTCTGCCCGATCATTTTCGCCGTATTCAGGCCGCCTTCGGACGCCTTGCCACTCCGGAATTCAGGGAAAGCTGTCAGGCCGTCTTTTTGCAGCTCGAAGCGGCGGCGACCGAGCTTGCAGGGAATAACTGA
- a CDS encoding efflux RND transporter permease subunit: MRSLLTFFLQRPMVVTISMLALLLIGFQSLVTSRKEGFPEISLNRIVVRTLYPGASARDVESEVTDLIEEELQEVEGIKEILSYSEENISRIEVRGKEELKPEQFRRLYSDVENAIGRIDDLPDGIRGRPAIDDVTTADIPILEIAYSGSPDALTVYLEGLERRLRRIPGVSGIDIAGLPDEEIHVLIDAALARKHHVDLRMISKALAQRNITGSGGILYNPDEEQKITISQGLASFEEILNTPILGNTDGFDVRLRDVARVERGREDVRLIVRNNGQNGAILSVRKSGQADLLDTVERVHRLLESEELPDGVSQSVLVDQSTLTRDRISLLAGNAAMGFVLVLLVLMYFLDRTTALWTAFGIPVTLLGMIVFLKFNDISINLISLAGFIILIGMLVDDAVVIAEQYRSNRENGMEPREAATQSVTRMFLPVLASSATTMIAFAPLFMIGGFPGAFIWTIPLMIIVGLTISLLESFFFLPVHLAHARQRAPRQNRLMPLLERLYRQSLEFFIRHRYRAMGVFLLMLVTSLVTLRLSVRKDPFPQDAADTFSISITLPAGATIMQAQAEMESLEAILRERIGPDLKGTSIRIGTQIEDSTVDRGAQSNLIVALVYLISYEERDRTAETIMNDLHDPLKDLARKNGMQYALNLKRLGPPMGRAIEIRLLSDDDVSRTTKAREIMTYLESIPGVTHVELDEREGLRETELVLNQGLLSAAGLHNQDILTSLRIALDGTIVSRIRESDMDIRLKLNRRINESGDFIKKIPVINRLGIVVPLERFVTAGEGRSPASITHVNAMRSTTVLGNVDNRIISPTDIMDIVNQKFSRADGVLLEFSGQPVETSLIFAGLSSASVVALIGIYLIIALIFNSYTKPFIILLSLPFMAIGIAFVLISHDVPGSMMVGVAVVGLMGVVVNASIVMVDTILTDTQAATPGEIPGKQIVIEGAVSRLRPIVLTTATTVLGVLPTGYGIGGYDPFLSHMSLVLAYGLGFATIIILIIIPLLFMIGTDIRGMLDRRKRNAFSFLTALFDRKAF, encoded by the coding sequence ATGCGCTCGCTGTTGACCTTCTTCCTGCAACGTCCGATGGTTGTGACGATCAGCATGCTGGCGCTACTGCTCATCGGTTTTCAATCGCTCGTCACATCACGTAAAGAGGGCTTTCCCGAGATCTCGCTCAATCGCATCGTCGTTCGCACGCTGTATCCTGGAGCCTCGGCCCGCGATGTAGAATCCGAGGTGACGGATTTGATCGAAGAAGAGCTTCAGGAGGTTGAAGGGATTAAAGAAATCCTTTCTTATTCAGAAGAGAACATATCGCGTATCGAGGTTAGAGGGAAAGAAGAACTGAAGCCCGAGCAATTCCGGCGGCTTTACTCCGACGTGGAGAATGCCATCGGTCGTATTGATGATCTTCCGGACGGTATTCGCGGACGTCCGGCGATCGATGATGTTACGACGGCCGATATTCCGATCCTTGAAATCGCCTACTCTGGTTCGCCCGACGCTCTTACCGTTTATCTTGAAGGCCTGGAACGCAGGCTGCGACGCATTCCCGGCGTTTCGGGCATTGATATCGCGGGCCTGCCCGATGAAGAGATCCATGTCTTGATCGATGCAGCGCTTGCCCGAAAACACCATGTCGATCTGCGCATGATATCGAAGGCGCTTGCTCAGCGTAACATTACCGGATCGGGAGGCATCCTCTACAATCCCGACGAAGAGCAGAAGATCACCATTTCGCAGGGGTTAGCATCGTTTGAAGAAATATTGAACACGCCGATTCTCGGCAACACGGACGGCTTTGATGTCAGACTGCGCGATGTCGCCCGTGTCGAAAGAGGCAGAGAAGACGTCAGGCTTATTGTGAGAAATAACGGTCAAAACGGCGCGATTCTGTCGGTCCGGAAGTCGGGTCAGGCCGATCTGCTTGATACGGTGGAAAGGGTTCATCGCTTGCTTGAGAGCGAAGAGTTACCCGACGGTGTAAGCCAATCCGTTCTTGTCGACCAGTCCACGTTGACGAGAGATCGTATCTCTCTTCTCGCCGGAAACGCAGCGATGGGATTCGTTCTTGTGCTGCTTGTTCTCATGTATTTCCTCGATCGTACGACTGCTCTCTGGACGGCCTTCGGAATTCCCGTCACTCTTCTGGGCATGATCGTTTTTCTGAAGTTCAACGATATCTCGATCAATCTGATCTCACTTGCCGGATTTATTATTCTAATCGGAATGCTTGTGGACGATGCCGTCGTCATAGCAGAACAATATCGCTCCAATCGCGAAAACGGTATGGAGCCGCGCGAGGCGGCCACTCAATCCGTCACGCGTATGTTCCTGCCGGTGCTTGCCAGCTCGGCGACGACGATGATCGCCTTTGCGCCTCTCTTTATGATAGGCGGATTCCCTGGAGCCTTTATCTGGACGATTCCGCTCATGATCATCGTAGGATTGACCATATCTCTGCTCGAAAGCTTCTTCTTTTTACCTGTTCACCTTGCTCATGCAAGGCAGAGGGCTCCGCGGCAGAATCGCCTCATGCCTCTGCTTGAAAGGCTTTATCGGCAGTCTCTGGAATTCTTTATACGGCATCGTTATCGGGCCATGGGCGTTTTTCTCCTGATGCTCGTAACATCTCTCGTCACGCTCAGGCTTTCGGTGCGAAAAGATCCGTTTCCGCAAGACGCGGCCGATACATTCTCGATTTCCATTACTCTGCCGGCCGGAGCGACGATCATGCAGGCACAGGCAGAGATGGAAAGCCTTGAGGCAATTTTGCGAGAAAGAATCGGGCCAGACCTCAAAGGAACGAGCATCCGCATTGGAACGCAGATAGAAGACTCTACCGTCGACCGCGGCGCACAGAGCAACCTCATCGTCGCCCTCGTCTATCTTATATCGTACGAAGAGCGGGACCGTACTGCCGAGACGATCATGAACGATCTGCACGATCCTCTTAAAGACCTGGCACGGAAAAACGGGATGCAGTATGCTCTCAATCTGAAACGCCTCGGCCCTCCGATGGGCCGGGCCATTGAGATTCGACTGCTTTCAGATGATGACGTTAGCCGAACGACAAAGGCCCGAGAGATCATGACCTATCTCGAAAGCATTCCCGGCGTTACTCATGTCGAGCTTGATGAACGTGAAGGACTTCGCGAGACCGAGCTCGTCCTCAATCAGGGATTACTCAGCGCAGCCGGGCTTCACAATCAGGATATCCTGACCTCGCTGCGCATAGCGCTCGATGGAACGATCGTTTCCCGTATTAGAGAAAGCGATATGGACATCCGCCTTAAACTCAATCGCAGGATTAATGAAAGCGGCGATTTCATCAAAAAGATTCCCGTGATTAACAGGCTTGGTATCGTCGTTCCTCTGGAGCGTTTTGTGACCGCCGGCGAAGGTCGATCGCCAGCCAGTATCACCCACGTCAACGCTATGCGTTCTACGACGGTTCTCGGCAATGTGGATAACCGAATCATATCGCCGACCGACATCATGGACATTGTAAATCAGAAGTTTTCTCGTGCCGATGGGGTGCTTCTTGAATTCTCGGGTCAGCCGGTCGAAACATCATTAATCTTCGCCGGTCTTAGCTCGGCCTCTGTCGTTGCTCTGATCGGCATCTATCTTATTATTGCGCTGATCTTCAATTCATATACGAAGCCTTTTATCATCCTGCTTTCTCTTCCGTTTATGGCCATCGGAATCGCCTTCGTATTGATCAGCCATGACGTTCCCGGGTCGATGATGGTCGGAGTAGCCGTCGTCGGTCTGATGGGCGTCGTCGTGAACGCATCGATCGTAATGGTCGATACGATCCTGACCGATACGCAAGCGGCCACACCGGGAGAGATTCCGGGCAAACAGATCGTGATCGAAGGAGCCGTCTCGCGTCTTCGTCCCATTGTGCTGACTACAGCGACGACGGTGCTTGGCGTGTTGCCAACCGGCTATGGAATCGGCGGATACGATCCCTTCCTGTCGCATATGTCCCTGGTGCTCGCCTACGGGCTCGGCTTTGCCACGATCATTATCCTGATTATTATACCGCTGCTTTTTATGATCGGAACGGACATCCGCGGAATGCTGGATAGACGAAAGAGGAACGCCTTTTCCTTCTTGACAGCTCTGTTTGATCGGAAAGCCTTCTGA
- a CDS encoding ABC transporter ATP-binding protein yields the protein MSLVRIRNLNTWFPVRSGVFRRRTGWVYALNHIDLNIEPGEVLALVGESGCGKSTLGNSLLGLVPPTSGTIEFDGKAIDIGKPSSWNDIRTELQIIFQDPYSSLNPRHTVFQILAEPLLLHKQATRKNVREKVAELLSLVRLPVDSMDRYPHAFSGGQRQRIGIARAIGLRPKLIVCDEVSSALDVSVQAQIVELLLDLKKQFALSLLFITHDLSLVRHIADRVVVMYAGRIVEMAPVEKIFQAPAHPYTRALLDAIPVLDRNKKPGLLEGEVPSATVQHTGCVFQSRCAYVQDRCRSERPPSGDVEKKERVACFFPLKTVSA from the coding sequence GTGTCCCTTGTTCGCATTCGTAATCTGAATACATGGTTTCCCGTGCGCAGCGGCGTCTTTCGCAGACGAACAGGCTGGGTCTACGCGCTGAACCATATCGATCTGAACATCGAGCCGGGCGAGGTGCTTGCCCTTGTAGGCGAATCGGGTTGCGGCAAAAGTACGCTCGGCAATTCCCTGCTCGGCCTTGTTCCACCTACATCCGGCACGATTGAATTCGACGGCAAGGCCATCGACATCGGCAAACCTTCGTCCTGGAACGACATCCGCACCGAGCTTCAGATCATCTTTCAGGACCCCTATTCGTCGCTCAATCCGCGACATACGGTTTTTCAGATTCTCGCCGAGCCGCTTCTTCTGCATAAGCAGGCGACGCGAAAGAACGTGCGCGAAAAGGTCGCCGAGCTGCTCTCACTTGTCAGATTGCCGGTCGACAGCATGGATCGTTATCCGCATGCCTTTTCGGGCGGCCAGCGTCAGCGCATCGGCATCGCCCGCGCCATCGGACTGCGTCCGAAGCTGATCGTATGCGACGAGGTCAGTTCGGCGCTCGACGTTTCGGTACAGGCGCAGATCGTCGAGCTGTTGCTTGATCTGAAGAAGCAGTTCGCCCTTTCCCTCCTTTTTATAACGCATGACCTTTCGCTTGTGCGTCACATAGCCGATCGCGTCGTCGTCATGTATGCGGGGCGTATCGTCGAAATGGCTCCGGTAGAGAAGATCTTTCAGGCGCCGGCGCATCCGTATACTCGAGCGCTGCTCGATGCCATCCCCGTTCTTGACAGGAATAAAAAGCCCGGCCTGCTTGAGGGCGAGGTTCCATCTGCAACCGTGCAGCATACAGGATGTGTCTTTCAAAGCCGCTGCGCCTATGTCCAGGATCGTTGCCGCAGCGAACGCCCGCCGTCCGGAGACGTAGAAAAAAAAGAACGCGTCGCCTGTTTCTTCCCTCTAAAGACCGTCTCTGCTTGA
- a CDS encoding C40 family peptidase, producing the protein MTAKQRLILICAILSLGVVAVAAEHKDRRITVYDGTGIVELADQYIGTPYKLGGNTPAGFDCSGFTSFVYSKAGYKLSRTADGQFAELRPIKQPEIGDLVFFRISGDRISHVGIYVGDLKFIHAPSSGKTVEYADMRIAYWKTRYAGARSVFQE; encoded by the coding sequence ATGACTGCGAAACAACGCCTGATCCTTATATGTGCGATTCTGTCTCTCGGAGTCGTCGCCGTCGCGGCCGAGCATAAAGATCGACGCATCACCGTCTATGACGGCACCGGCATCGTCGAGCTTGCCGATCAGTATATCGGAACGCCATATAAGTTAGGAGGCAATACGCCGGCCGGTTTTGATTGCTCGGGTTTTACAAGCTTCGTCTACAGCAAGGCCGGCTACAAGCTCAGCCGCACCGCCGACGGCCAGTTCGCCGAGCTGCGACCGATCAAGCAGCCCGAGATCGGTGATCTCGTCTTCTTTCGCATCTCGGGCGATCGGATCTCGCATGTGGGCATCTATGTCGGCGATCTGAAATTCATCCATGCTCCTTCCAGCGGTAAAACGGTCGAATACGCCGATATGCGCATCGCCTACTGGAAAACTCGCTACGCCGGAGCAAGGTCAGTATTTCAGGAATAA
- a CDS encoding RidA family protein, with product MIANRLQALGLTLPEAPRPVAAYIPAKRSGDIVYLSGQLPMKSGELMLKGPLRGEAQIAGAQAAMKQCFLNALAAATSVVSLEEIKGVLRLAAFVASAPEFTSQHLVANGASELALEIFGDAGRHCRTAVGVPCLPLDAAVELEVQFLL from the coding sequence ATGATTGCAAACAGGCTGCAGGCCCTTGGCCTCACCCTTCCCGAAGCTCCGCGTCCCGTCGCCGCCTATATTCCCGCGAAACGCAGCGGCGACATCGTCTACCTGAGCGGCCAGCTTCCCATGAAATCGGGCGAACTCATGTTGAAAGGACCGCTTCGCGGTGAGGCGCAGATCGCCGGGGCACAGGCGGCGATGAAGCAATGCTTCTTGAACGCTCTCGCCGCCGCCACATCGGTCGTCTCTCTTGAAGAGATCAAAGGCGTTCTGAGGCTGGCCGCCTTCGTGGCCTCTGCGCCCGAGTTCACGTCACAACATCTTGTCGCCAACGGCGCCTCAGAACTTGCGCTTGAAATCTTCGGCGATGCAGGCCGCCACTGTCGCACTGCCGTCGGCGTTCCCTGTCTGCCTCTTGATGCCGCCGTCGAGCTTGAGGTGCAGTTTCTTTTATGA